The DNA sequence GATTGCATAGACGCGAGATACTTATTTTTGAACTGTTATCAAGTGTGATCGATGTTGTAACCTTTCTTGCTTGAGATTGTTCCTTGGTTTGTCGAGCGCGTAGTGCCGGTGCTTGGGGATTTGTCTCGTTCCTCAGCGTACCAAGTTTCTTTTCACTTTTAGTGCTAGTTTTTCATAGGCTGACATTCATGCCACTGATTGGTTTGACCAAACAATTGTTACTGGACTGTGGATAGGCCTGGGAAACCTGGATAGTGGGTATGCAACGCATGGTAGTCGCGTCACGAATCTTTCTGATTAAATTCACAGGTTTCATGGTGATGAAAGTAATTTGTAGTACATGCTGATCATTTACTGAAGTTTGACGGGGTTTCTGTCTCATTAGGAAAATTCAGTAAGAAAGACCTCAGATTTATCATAACTAGGATCTTTGGTGTGTTAGAATGCACTTCTTCGGATAttgctacttttttttttttcactcaagAGATTCCTAAATACTATGGCAAGAGGATCATCATAGGAAAACTGATTAAAATTTTTTGCTTTTACAGATCTAGGAATCATTTATATCTTGCAGTTGTGATAAGGGATCCATGGCTGCATCAGAGGAAAACAGCTCTTTGTTCCCAATCTTCATACTTACGATCATGGCAATACCTATAGTGCCTTACACGATCCTCAGGTTATCCCGTGCTTTTACAAGGAAAACAAAGAGCATCCACTGCCAATGCGATGTATGTTCACGATCAGGGAAGtaccgaaaatccattttcaaacgGGTAAGCGACCGGACCCTGTTGGTTCTTCTCTTACAGTTTATGCCTAGATTTATTTATTGCTCTGCATGGTTTAATTTTATGATATGTTGCAGATCTCAAACTTCTCGACGTGTAGCAATCTAACACTTCTGCTGCTTTGGGTCATAATGGGGATCCTGGTTTATTATATTAAACACATAAGCCGTGAGGTATATTAAATGTCACACTCTTTTACTAGTTCGACAAGAAAATTGCATCATGTTATGTGTTTTATATATTTTGCTTTCATCTGTTTCAGGTTATGAAATGATTATAAGGTGtagaatttttttctcatataattCTGCTTTTAACAATTCATGTCATGAATCATATTCATTTATCACCATAGTTATATTCTCTAACATGTGTGTCAATCTTCGAGCCTTTACGCATTTTGCACTTATTTTACTGTTAGTTACTGGGTTTAAGATTTTCCATCCATTTCTGTCTCACTAATTTCACAAGTTGTCATACTTGAAACAATAAAGATAagatttactttatatttttttgctCTATGTATGAGAAAGTTACTTGTGATTGTTATGGTAAATCTCTAACATAGTGTCAACTGCTAAATATTAAATTTCAGCAGTCTTTTTTTCACATCACTTGTTGTTTCTTTAAATGTGATGGTTCAGCTTCTTTTATTGTCATGCATCAATCTTTTTTTGTATTTTGATAAGTATCTACTTAGCATTTTCTTGGTATATGAGTATTgcttattttgtttctttctatttttatttttttctccagAATTTGATTATCAATATGTTTCAAGACATATGTGTTCCATTAATAAATATACTCTACGATTGTCTTATTTGGGTTTTCAATATGAGCACTGGCCTCTTCTTATTGTGTTAGTAATCACTGACATAATTTGATCTTAATTAAGTATTTGTATGTGTCCTGTATTTCCGCCATTCTTGTGAATACAGTGAAGCTTACTTTATTTCTGTATGTTTCTAAGATGTTCACAGTAGCTTTTGCCTTTCAAAAAGTTGAAATGCATGGGTGGTACTCAAAAAACTCAAAACTGAGATATACGGCGTTATGAAAACCTTATAAGTACATCTGCATCTCCTGAATCTTGCGTATAATGACGTATATAAAAACTATTTTTGCTCGTGCATGCTCTTGAGCAGGCATAATAAGCTGCATCATTTTGGTAGTATAGAATGAAAATGTATATATTCATGTATATGTTATCAAAACAGAATCAAATTGTTCATGACTGCACAAAGGGTAAACTGACATTATCGAATTCATTAATCActgcacacattatctttgaataAGCTATATTATCTACAAACCATCTGTTACCTAAACAGTAGAATTTCCTTTTTGCTATTCTTTATGCATAGTCTGTAAGCTTTTTTTCAGATTCAACCATTCGAACCGTTCAGCATCCTAGGACTAGATCCTGGAGCCTCCGATTCGGAAATAAAAAAGGCATATCGAAGACTGTCGATTCTGTATCATCCAGATAAAAATCCTGATCCAGGTATCAGATCTTCCAGTTTTGGTCATGTTTTGTATGATCTATATATTCAGACTTGATCAACTTGTAATTATTCTGATTCAAACCTCACGTTGCTGTTTCAGAGGCCCATAAGTATTTCGTGGACTTTATATCCAAGGCATATCAAGCACTGACTGATCCTATTTCTCGTGAAAATTTTGAGAAGTATGGCCATCCAGATGGCAGACAGGTAGCTTAATAAGTTGCTCTTTACATATGTACACCAGTTTTTTCATGCCTTCATGTATTTCTCTACCTCATAAGAGATGGAACTTAGATTTTCCTTGTCTGGTTTCAATTCCAGATTATTGCCTAAAAATATATACCTGATTTCAGGGACTTCAAATGGGGATTGCTTTACCTCAGTTCTTACTGAACTTTGATGGGGCATCTGGTGGAGTACTATTGCTTGGCATTGTTGGAGTTTGCATACTTTTGCCTTTATTGATAGCGGTTATATATCTCTCAAGGTCATCAAAATATACTGGAAATTATGTTATGCATCAAACCTTGTCCACATACTACTATTTCATGAAACCATCTTTGGCTCCAAGGTATGTCTTTATGCTTGAAACTAGTATATAACTAATATTTTTTCGTATTTTGATCTACAAATTTCTGCTCCACTCTCTTGACATGgatgctttttttcttttttttcattaatcgacatGCTTAAACATGCACTATCCTTGGGAAGGCTCTTCACTATTATAAAGCTTGCTTAGCAAAGTTTAGAAAGTTATTTTCTTGCAACAATTTCATACTGTACAGAAGTCACAAGAGTGCCAACACACAAAGAGGTATTTGCCATGCAATTAGTTGGCCAAGTATTGGAGAAAATTAAGACTGGTCTCAGCTTAAAATTCAAACAAAGAAGGTCATGGTTAAGAGAATATTGTGATGATAAGCAAGGATTATTTACAGACAGTATGTGTATAATCTAGGCCAGAAAAATAAGAAGTTATCACTAAGAGAGGTTGATGTTTGAGATGAGAAAATGGTTCCTTAGAAGTGGACAAATATGGTAAATGTGGATCGTCTGCATCAAAGATAAACAATTCATTAACATGGTATTGTAGGTTTCCTGGGGATAAACTGGTTAAGCAAAGGCAAAAAATAATGAACTTTAACATGAAGCTAAAAGGTTCTGGTTGGTATTTGATCCTTCATGAAGCAAATATTGAACTCTTGAACATTATCAACTAAAATATCAAAGTAGATGTTGTACGATTCTCCTTTCTAATTGCTATGGCACATTGCAGCATATTAGAAATGAACATTTATAGCATATTTCAGATTTCACATCTCATGTTGATGTCTGAGATAAAAGAAGTTATCTTAAAAGTGGGCCAAATTAGTGTGATGAAGCTGATTGCTGTTTAGAGTGGAATTTTTATAAATAATGTTCCAGGGATATGCAGGCTTGTTTAACATAAAGGCTCAAGTAAATGAAAAATCTGGCACTTCAAGGTCAGGCTAAAAGGATATTTTTGGTATCATCATGATAGCAAATTCTTAATAGTTGAATGAGCATCCAATATATTGAGCTACATggtattatattttctttctacCTTTAAGACACAAGTTgcaatttgaaaattcagtaatcTCATGCCCATTTAAACTAACTAAAACTTTCTAGTTAGCTGTTGAATCTAAAAAAGAAGCATTGCCTTGCTTATATTCAAACCCAAATATTACACTAACGAGTACATTCCATCATATCAACATGATTTCTTTCTTCATGAACTCTTTTATATGGAAGAAAATTTACTAACTGGTTAATAAGGACATTCAACCACAAATTTTGTCttaaatgatttttctttttaatttgttcAATTAAACATTAGACAAGTCTGAATATAGTGCCTAATGAAGATTCAAACCATCTTATTGACTGTTTGATCAGACCCATCAATATAAATTGAAAACAACTTAGATGCAGCTCAATGAATTTGCACAACTATCCTTGCCCCTATATTACGAATCAGTTTGGTGTTCACTTTAAGGATCTCGCTTTCTATCTCATAATTTAGTTGAATCTATTTAAATTCTGTTGAAGAATTACTATTTTAATGCAACCTCTAAGAAGATAGGGATGTGAAGTATATTTGATTTGAAACCCATCCCGATTACCCTCTTTGGTCTTGACGTTTGTTGCTCATATATCTTCCAACATTTCTCATAGAAATAGTGGTTGTTAGCTGTTTTGCAAACATATCTTTTCTAAGCTGACAAATATTAGTTAAACAGCAAGGTTATGGATGTCTTCATCAAGGCTGCAGAATATATGGAAATGCCAGTTCGCAGAAGTGATGATGAACCCCTTCAGAAACTGTTTGTAGCAGTTAGAAGTGAACTGAATCTTGACCTTAAGAACATCAAGACAGAGCAAGCAAAGTTTTGGAAGCAGCATCCTTCGCTAGTTAAGGTAGTTCTACATGATATACACCTATGATGTTTTCAACTTGTATTGAGGACTTAGCATACAGCAATCTTTATTTGGTGGAAACTTGCAaccacattggcacatatcactaGAGCTTTATTGCCGACTAGATATGGATAAGCCAACATTTATGCTGTCCATTAGAAATGCAGAATTTGATTAAGAAAATTGTTGCTATCAACTTGTCATGTACAACAACATCGGCTAATTCTTTTGTGCTTAATGTGGCCTTATATTTTGATTACTCGTTCTTATTAATTGCAGATGGAATTATTGATCCAAGCCCACTTAACTCGTGAATCAACTTTGCTATCTTCATCACTACTGAATGATTACAGACGAATGCTAGAACTTGCACCTCGTCTTCTTGAAGAGCTAGTAAAGGTGATTAATCTTTTTTTCTCTTGGCAAAGTTGTATATGCATATTTAGCTGCAATATTCTTTTTATCAAGTAGCTATTAACAACAACTCAATTGTGATTTTAAGTTCACTGTGAGATGAAACTTCTCAAAGAAGTCTAACCATTTTTTATACATGCAGATTGCTGTAATACCACGTAGTCCCCATGGCCATGGATGGCTGAGGCCAGCAATTGGTGTAGTTGAACTTTCACAATGCATCATCCAGGTATCACATCATAATGCTATGCAACTGAATTGTTTGGCTTCAGCTTTCACAATTTTTTTCATGTACTGAAGATGAATACGTAAGAaaaaggcatatatatatatatatatatatatatatatatatatatatatatatactctttgcGAGCTCATCAAGTGGCAGATATAAGCCATTCATTTTATTGATTTTGAAGTTTCTCACGAGGATATGTAGGATTCTAGCTATTAGTGCCAGCTGATTTACTTCTTAAATTATATTTACATATCTAATAGTTATTTTAAAGCTTGTCGTTAGTCAAAGATTTATAAATTGATTATAAATTGCTGGAGAACATGTTCTTGGTTATATTCTCTGAATGACTTTTTTAGTTCCAATCATGTTGCTGTTTCTCTCATTATGCTACCAtctttcttttgtttattttCCTTTCAAATTAACCTTTCAACTCTTTACTAAGACATCTGCTTGTTAAGGGAACTTAATTCGAGCTCACTATGTTGACTGCACTCTAATTAAGAGCATTGGTGGCTTCCAATCTTAACTCTGCCCCTATTACATGTAGGTTGTAATATTTGCCACCCCTGCCAAACCACATTGCCGCCAAAATCTGGGTTTTGTTCATGAACTAAAACGTTATCCGAATACTACAATTGCATTGTTGAAATTGTAATGTGCTTTCATTAGCTTGATTTTACTGAgtatagattttttattatttattttgctgcagttttatcatttttatgataCTTGGACTTTTGTGCTAGTTATTTAGTCAATTCTTGTTATTGTCAGGAAATCTGCTTATTTTGTATGTTTCATGTAAACACTTGACAGTTCTTCCATTTAGTCAAGTCCTTATGTTAATAATCTATGATTAATATGTTAAACAGGCGGTACCACTAAGTGCAAGGAAAGCAACTAGTGGAAACCCTGAAGGCATAGCACCTTTCTTGCAGCTTCCTCATTTTACTGAGTCTACTGTCAAAAAAATTGCCCGCAAGGTAATAAAATTCAGTCAACAGCACATTGCGTATATGCTTTTGTATGTTATATAGGCAAAAAAAGAGCAAATTTTGAGCAATTTTTATTAGCGTCCCAgcatcaattgtctataatctttGATAGCTTAAACTACTATCTGGAGGTTCTTAATAGTCAATTTTAGTATAAGTACTTTTTAGTGAAAAGGCTATGCTTGTAAAATAGTTATTTCTCTTTTACTGCTGAGTGTTTGTTTGTCAAGGGGATGCTATGGAAAGCATCGTCACATGAATATGGCATAATACTATTCATAAAATGATATATTTAGAGATAGGATGATAAAGCTTTTGTTCATCAAGGTCATTAGTATCAAGGTATTATCACTAAGTTCATTCGACGAAGTAAATTACTTACAACTAACACTTCTTTTTTCAATAATGATTTTCTCCAAGTTTGTTTTAGTTTTAGACACTGTGGTACACATTCATTGTCAACTCAAACTGGTTAAGTTGACTCTTTATTGCATCTATCCCATTGTACCATTTCTCTTATGTCAGCATCAAGAAAGCAGATACAAAAAACATCATCTTATGAGTTTAGAGGTGGTTGCTCCATGAATCCAAttattattttctattaataGGGTAAGCCATGGTATTATAATAAGGTCGTTTCTTTGCAAATTTGTGACCAGGTTTGAGTCATGGAGACATTTGCATGTTAAGAAAAAAACTGTATATGTTGATCCTCACCAAACCTCACATTGGTGGGGAGCCTTGATCATTGTTTCATCCTTTTTTTCAACTTATTTTAACATAACATGGATTTTTTGTTATGATAGAATGGTTAGTTGCTTGCTTTAACGCAAGAGGGCATTATTGCCCAGGTCAAAAACAAACTTTGCCAACTTATTTCCAGACCAGTCTGCTTCCTTGTTCACCTCTGGAATTAATTATGAACCTTCACATCTACTCTATAGGTGAGATCATCTATAGGTGAGATCTACTTTTGAGGGAAATGGgtcaactttctttctctttctaaaTAGCCATCTAAAAGACCATCTTTATGTTTCAGGATATCATAAAAAATGTAAGATGGTTTACAGATCTTAAATGAATATCACTGAAGACAGATAGATAAGTCAATAATTTGACAAGAGAGCCAAATATACCTCCTATTTATGCCACAGTTTTCTCAGAAGTCTCCATTTTATATTGGCTGACTTTCCTTCCTAAGACTGCTCGATTAGCTATAGATACAAAATTTGTTATTATCACCTTATTTTGTGAATACACAGGCATTTGGGTGGGTTTTTGACATAATGGGAATGAGAAGCACAATTGTGTCCTTTATATTGCTAAGTTTCTTGTTTCGGTAGCTGATATAAGCTTAGTTTGTTAAGAAAATTCTCGAGTGCTTATAATGCCCTATTGCACTAATTTGAAGCTCTCAATCTTTCTAAATCCATTTGTTATGTTCCGGTGACTGTCATTCATTTGGAATATCTTTGAGTCTAACTTGATTGTGTTTTGCAGAAAGTGAAAATGTTTCAAGAACTGCGAGACATGACTGTTGCGGACCGTGTGGAGCTGCTGACTCAGTTTGCTGGGCTTTCTGACACTGAAGTACGTGATGTCGAGCATGTACTCGAAATGATTCCCTCGATCGCTGTAGACATCACATGTGAGACTGAAGGGGAAGAAGGCATACAAGAGGGTGACATCGTCACGATGTATGCTTGGGTGACACTGAGGCGTGGTAACGGCTTGATAGGTGCCCTTCCTCATGCCCCCTATTACCCGTTCcccaaggaggagaacttttggttgcTGCTTGCTGATCCCGTCTCAAATGATGTTTGGATATCGCAAAAGGTGAGTTTTATGGATGAGGCAGCCGCCATTGCGGGCGCATCAAAGgcaattcaagaaacaaaagagAGTTTGGGTGCAAGTGTGAAAGAAATCAGTGCTGCCGTGAGAGAAGCTGTCGAGAAGGTGAAGAGTGGGTCGAGAGTGGTGATGGGCAAGTTCCAGGCTCCTGCCGAGGGGAACTACAATCTGACCTGCTTCTGCCTGTGCGATGCATGGATAGGTTGCGACAGGAAGACGAACCTTAAGCTGAAGATTCTGAAGCGAAGCCGAGCAGGTACAAGGGGCCACATCGCGGAGGAAGGGCCGACGGCAGATGAGGGcatcgaagaagaggaagaagaggaggaagaagagtacGATGACTATGAGAGCGAGTACAGCGACGATGAGGACGAcgagaaggaaaagaaaggtaAAGTTGCAAACGGCATTGCCAATAAGAAAGAAGAGTCAACTCCAGAAGGTTCAGGCAGCGACGAGGAGTGAAGAACTCTATTTACAAAGTTTTCATTAATTCATCCTGTAGATCAAATTGTGGGCTCTTGTCCGAATCATGCCAACATTAATGCTTTAAAATTCACTTTCATATACACTGGTTTACGATTTTTGCTGCTGTTCTTGATGAAGCTAAATGctgacgatgatgcatgtttaccTCTCAAAAACCATGTGGAGGTTCAACTGCAGCATGTTGAATTGCCTTTTCCTGCATGAAACGATGAATACTGTTTCACCTTTATCACACAAATCGTAGGAGTTCCGCAAAACTATGATGACAGAATGATACCTAAAGAATGATATCAAGTCCAAGCGCACTCACAGTTTATGTAGCTCTACTACAACATCTCCATATAGACTCGATGATCCAACTAATCAGCATTCCCAGCGTAGCTCATCAAAACAAACAAATGGGTCAGATTAAAGCAAGAGAAAAATCATATCTGTGGTCCGAATTTACGCTCATCTCCAACGGATCATCATTTGGCCCAAAGAAATGGTCAATTATGAAACTTTGAAAGAAGAGGATAAACAGAAATTTCTTGTACAACCAAACATATAAAGTATGAATCCACATAGTCTATGGCCccattattttgatatttataaactgTATGACCAAACACGACAGCCTTAAAATATCTGGATACTTAGCAACATACAAACTTGCCTACCATGGGTACCGGAGCGGTTTATATTTGTATTAGTCTACATTTCAACATCCACCTTTTAGCTCACTGTTATCTACAAGGCTATAAACAGGTAAATATGAGCTAAGTTGCACTGCAATCCTCTTAAGCAGACTTGGCAAACCCTATACTGTTATTGCCAAAATCAAAGACCGTGTGATAAGCGCCCATGAAGACATCTCCAAGAATCCTGCACCAAAGGCTTCTCATAAGAACAGGTTGAAGGTACTTCATGCATTTGTATCTCTTATATGGTAAACTTGGTTTATAGCCATCTTTATTGCAATCGACAAACATGGGTATCACATACCAGAGAGGTCCCTGAGGAGGAGGTATATCGATTGCCGTAAAGCCACTTATACAGACTGCTGTGCCTCCTTGCTCGACTTTGAGAACATACTGGAATGGGAACGAGAAAGTGCAGTGATTACAACAACGAGAACAACGTAGACCTAAAAGACACAACAGTAACTGATGGTGTGACTGGtaagcaataaaaaaaaaaaaaaaaaaactaggccAAGATTTGCTTGAGAGCCGATCATTTACATGAACATGATAGCAAAAGCATTTCTATGTTTATGGTGAACCAATGGTCATTTGAGCAAGCTTCCCTTCTAGTTAGGCACATGTGCATGTGCACGCACACGGTCACATGCATATATGCATGCAGGCACACATACATGTACACACGAGTGCAGACACGTGCAATCAGACACAGCAGACACGCACGCATATGCACATCCACCCACACACATGCACACATGCATGCAAAGAAATGCTGGCTCAATTAATTAACTTTAACCTCTGATCAAAGTATCTTCAAGGTTCAAGGGATAAAAAATGACAGCAGCAACATTTTTTTCCAATTCCTAGCAAATTAGTACAGAGGCCATAATTCCACAAGCCCAAAATAAAAATCTAGGTAATTTGGAATATTTAATAATTCCATTCGAAGTAACCAAGATGAAGTCTAGAGAGTAGAAAGTAGAACAAAGAAAGAATACATATTTCATTTGACCAATAAAAGACATTCATAAATATCTGAAGTGATGGGATCTAGTACATAAGCACCGCACCTCTTTTGGAGTTAGACTAAATGTTcttttcccaatagtaaatgcaaCATTTGGCATGCTTGCAATCTGATTGCAATCAACAGCTGACTCTCCCATGGGGCTTGGCAGGCGTTCACAAATCTGGAAAATGTCAATACGAATCAATTTGGAACAATAAAAAATACCACCAAATTTAAATTGGACTATGCATTAACAGAGAAGCAACCTCATTTGCATAAGCTAATATGTGTTCTTTAGTTTGATTTTGTCGGAGCTGATTTTCAATCCATATAACAGCCATCTCACAAAAAGTACATAGAACATCTTGATTAACAGATGTTTTGTCCTTTTGCTTCTCAAGGACAGATTGTATGTCAGTGCTGCAAGGCAAAATTTcaataattttgacaaaagaaatagtggGGCATATGAAGAAGTTGAAACATTGAAAGAACCAGCTATGAAAATTGTTAAAATTACCATCAAAGTAACATTTTATAAAGTTCTATATAGCAATGTGTAATCGACTGCTGACCCCAAATAGTTCGGATATTGTGGCTTGTTGGTGTATTGCAATTGACTAACCTGACATATTGAGCTCCATCAAATTCACACAGGCCAATCTTCCTGCACACTTTCACTGGTCGTGTCTGCAGTCAAACATGTCACCAGTTATGAAGATATTGCAGAGGGCACTAAATTACATCTGTACTTATTAGGGCAACAGACCAGAAAACTAAAACCATCAGAACAAACCTCTGCTATCAGTAATTCAAGTATCATTTCCCCATATTCGTTAACAATTTCTTTACATTCCATGCTAACGATTCCTTCAGCACCAATGGCATGATTGACTTGGGCTATAATAGTCTAAAGCCAAAATAGTGGATCAGAAATTACATGTTGTCCACCTTAACTAAATAATAATATGTAAATACTGAACAATTCATacagttaaaatatcttctatcctAGATaaacttcactagtaaatttaacCAAAGAATGTTGCACAAGTAAAGGCTAACTTGTAAATGGCACCAAACAATCCTGGAAACTAAAGGAAATTACAATTCATTCACCGTATTGTTGCTATCCTAACATAGCTAACATAATACACATTGATGCATGTGCAATTATATCATGCTGTATTATTCATAAAAGAATGCAAATTATATTTGCCTTCATGCAAGTTCCCAGTAATCAGAAATATTTCTTTTCTTGGATATTGATaggaaattttacataacaatttcTTGATACCTCTTTTAATTGAAACACTAAGTGCAATCCGAACATAATTGAGCTGCATTTAGAATTTTATCCACCAAATGAATCATGCAAACTGAATGAAGTCCTTAACACTGAGGGTACGAGGATGGTCAAATTCTATTAGACTTACCTCTCTCATGTGCAGATAGATTGTTTCTAGGACCCAAGCCTACCATACAAAGACTACTGTGACTGTTCCAAAACTACTTACCCCCAGAAAGGAGTACCAAATAGGAGATGAAGCCGTCTCCACTTTCTTGATCAGCAGGCTATGAAACAATGTAGCCATTGTTACCAAGTGTCTGATATTCCAGGCTATGAAACAATATAGCCGCCTCCACTTTCTTGATTAGTAGGCTGTGAAAATTAGATCATTGCTATTTGCTTGCTTCTTGTTTGTCATTTATTAACCAGTAGAACTTTTCAAGGGATCTTGAAATACATTCTCAAGTGTCTGATATTCTAGGCAACACAATTCATACCAAACCGGTACAATATCCATAATCAACTTTTTTCAAAAATGTGGAAGCCATAACAATGGTCCAAAATTCTTAAGCATGGAGTACTAGTAGCAAGAGCACCAAACCTTATCTAAACAATTTATCCATCATCGACTCTAGCCATGGCACCACTCTAGCATCATAAATATTCCCACTCAAATGCTTGACATCCTTATCAAGATCCAATACATAATTCATAATCCACTTATGGGTGTTGGACTGCTAACTGAAGGCATACCATCAAAGTAAATGTTAGCTGATAAGGAGTGTCCATGGAGTTGTTTCACCTTTTA is a window from the Musa acuminata AAA Group cultivar baxijiao chromosome BXJ2-1, Cavendish_Baxijiao_AAA, whole genome shotgun sequence genome containing:
- the LOC135598886 gene encoding dnaJ protein ERDJ2-like, with protein sequence MAASEENSSLFPIFILTIMAIPIVPYTILRLSRAFTRKTKSIHCQCDVCSRSGKYRKSIFKRISNFSTCSNLTLLLLWVIMGILVYYIKHISREIQPFEPFSILGLDPGASDSEIKKAYRRLSILYHPDKNPDPEAHKYFVDFISKAYQALTDPISRENFEKYGHPDGRQGLQMGIALPQFLLNFDGASGGVLLLGIVGVCILLPLLIAVIYLSRSSKYTGNYVMHQTLSTYYYFMKPSLAPSKVMDVFIKAAEYMEMPVRRSDDEPLQKLFVAVRSELNLDLKNIKTEQAKFWKQHPSLVKMELLIQAHLTRESTLLSSSLLNDYRRMLELAPRLLEELVKIAVIPRSPHGHGWLRPAIGVVELSQCIIQAVPLSARKATSGNPEGIAPFLQLPHFTESTVKKIARKKVKMFQELRDMTVADRVELLTQFAGLSDTEVRDVEHVLEMIPSIAVDITCETEGEEGIQEGDIVTMYAWVTLRRGNGLIGALPHAPYYPFPKEENFWLLLADPVSNDVWISQKVSFMDEAAAIAGASKAIQETKESLGASVKEISAAVREAVEKVKSGSRVVMGKFQAPAEGNYNLTCFCLCDAWIGCDRKTNLKLKILKRSRAGTRGHIAEEGPTADEGIEEEEEEEEEEYDDYESEYSDDEDDEKEKKGKVANGIANKKEESTPEGSGSDEE